From the genome of Psychrilyobacter atlanticus DSM 19335, one region includes:
- a CDS encoding helix-turn-helix domain-containing protein: MNKTVGNRIKKLRTKRKMTLKELSLLSDLSVGFLSQLERGMTSVAIDDLEKLSKIFDVDISFFFTHATNEKSYVMKSYERRVSPIARGNSIQYYLSKVIEDKQLLPRLIELLPGHKSSALEREHEHEGEEFIYVLEGILTLVVDGVKTDLYPEYTAHYLTSSPHNWINNTNKTVKFVTVNTPNFLIDADGELFYKSPDKEID; the protein is encoded by the coding sequence ATGAACAAAACTGTAGGGAATCGTATAAAAAAATTAAGAACTAAAAGAAAAATGACATTAAAAGAATTAAGTTTACTTTCGGATCTTTCAGTGGGATTTTTGTCACAATTGGAAAGGGGAATGACCAGTGTTGCAATTGATGACCTTGAAAAATTATCGAAGATATTTGACGTTGATATAAGTTTCTTTTTTACTCATGCAACAAATGAAAAGAGTTATGTGATGAAATCTTATGAAAGAAGAGTTTCACCAATTGCAAGAGGGAATTCTATCCAATACTATCTTTCAAAAGTGATAGAGGATAAACAGTTACTTCCAAGGCTCATTGAACTTTTACCAGGACATAAAAGCTCTGCCTTAGAGAGGGAACATGAACATGAAGGTGAAGAATTTATATATGTATTAGAAGGGATACTAACCCTTGTAGTGGACGGCGTAAAAACAGATCTATATCCAGAGTATACAGCACATTATTTAACATCATCTCCTCATAACTGGATAAATAATACCAATAAAACAGTTAAATTTGTTACTGTGAATACTCCTAATTTTTTAATAGATGCAGATGGAGAATTGTTTTATAAGAGTCCTGATAAAGAAATAGATTAA
- a CDS encoding type II secretion system protein produces MDNTHSSNPYKKNLGFTMIELLIVIGIIGLLATTLVPKLRKELAKGKVAKVQHKLGLIRSKLSIDSNFADEFPNLGSNDVSLLNKFDIHPTEAFSDNNGSYGETDRVVGIRDNTGGWFYNKTTGEIYANLPNGAYTYDKVYEIWKGEGSVTLDDLRNQNLDVDDNGQYRNNPSFESLPRDFTNWTLFNEGQIDNWKTTATDKKIEIWKDGFLGVNAVDGGYFLEMNANQAASLYQDIPTIPGTTLVWTVSHRGRSGDDTAALSVGGSSESLDLQKTMTTGRDGWVTYTQEYVVPEGQTVTRFSLDSIATSDGHPGTGNLIDNFTVKVKLDN; encoded by the coding sequence ATGGATAACACCCATTCTTCAAATCCCTATAAAAAAAATCTTGGTTTTACCATGATAGAACTATTAATTGTCATAGGAATAATCGGTCTGCTGGCTACTACCCTTGTCCCTAAACTCAGAAAAGAACTAGCCAAAGGTAAGGTAGCAAAGGTACAGCATAAATTAGGTTTAATTAGATCCAAACTTTCCATTGACAGTAACTTTGCCGATGAATTTCCCAACCTGGGTTCCAACGATGTTAGTTTACTCAATAAGTTTGATATTCACCCTACCGAAGCATTTTCAGATAATAACGGTTCTTATGGTGAAACTGATAGAGTTGTTGGAATCAGAGATAATACAGGGGGATGGTTCTACAATAAGACCACAGGTGAGATCTATGCCAACCTTCCCAATGGGGCATATACCTACGACAAGGTATATGAGATATGGAAAGGTGAAGGTTCTGTCACTTTAGATGATCTTCGAAATCAAAATCTGGACGTTGATGACAATGGACAGTATAGAAATAATCCAAGTTTTGAATCCTTACCCAGGGATTTCACAAATTGGACTCTATTCAATGAAGGTCAGATCGATAATTGGAAGACTACTGCTACAGATAAAAAAATAGAGATATGGAAAGATGGTTTTCTAGGAGTAAATGCCGTAGATGGAGGTTATTTTCTAGAAATGAATGCAAACCAGGCTGCCTCCTTATATCAGGATATCCCTACCATTCCCGGAACAACTTTAGTATGGACTGTCAGCCACAGGGGACGATCAGGAGACGATACTGCTGCTCTGAGTGTCGGCGGTTCTAGCGAGAGTCTGGACCTCCAAAAAACTATGACAACCGGAAGAGATGGATGGGTAACCTACACCCAGGAGTATGTAGTTCCTGAAGGTCAGACAGTTACCAGATTTTCTCTTGACTCTATCGCCACATCAGATGGCCATCCAGGAACAGGAAATTTGATCGATAATTTCACTGTAAAAGTCAAACTGGATAATTAA
- a CDS encoding DEAD/DEAH box helicase, whose amino-acid sequence MYTFKDLGIKREFVDSLKKNGIKTPTPIQEMSIEAILDKKDIIAEAPTGTGKTLAFLLPMMSLMQPNNSGVQGVIISPTRELAIQISEEAQKINCNKINILTVYGGKEYSKQLKEAKGSVDLIVATPGRLVDFINQGLIKLNTLKTLILDEVDQTLLMGFQKEVEIILNKSNKKRQTLCYSATLSSQVKKIAYKITKDPLVIKVEDENKNDKMKKYLVETTDRWKIDALATILNRTNPFMTIIFCRTKARVDKIEAKLEERGYNVQKLHSDIPQIKREKIIKSFKKAEIQYLIATDVASRGLDITGVTHIFNVDIPEKAETYIHRIGRTARAGEEGETYLFVDPKDRRVLGEIESLLGKPLERVEYDGAKDVVNTNDSLKKKYNKKIKTRSGERK is encoded by the coding sequence ATGTATACATTTAAAGATTTAGGAATAAAGAGAGAATTTGTGGATTCTCTAAAAAAAAATGGGATTAAAACTCCTACTCCCATACAGGAGATGAGTATAGAGGCGATACTAGATAAAAAAGATATAATCGCAGAAGCACCTACAGGAACAGGAAAAACTTTAGCTTTCCTTCTGCCTATGATGAGTCTTATGCAGCCTAATAACAGCGGTGTTCAAGGGGTTATTATAAGTCCCACGAGGGAATTAGCTATACAAATATCGGAAGAAGCTCAAAAGATAAACTGTAATAAGATCAATATCCTGACTGTCTACGGAGGAAAGGAATATTCTAAACAATTGAAAGAAGCGAAAGGTTCAGTAGACCTGATAGTTGCCACTCCAGGAAGGTTGGTAGATTTTATCAACCAGGGATTGATTAAACTAAATACTTTAAAAACATTGATCTTAGATGAAGTAGACCAAACACTTCTTATGGGGTTCCAAAAAGAAGTGGAAATAATCTTGAATAAGAGTAATAAAAAAAGACAAACTCTGTGCTATTCAGCTACTCTTAGTAGCCAGGTAAAAAAAATAGCATATAAAATCACAAAAGATCCACTAGTGATAAAAGTAGAGGATGAAAATAAAAATGATAAGATGAAAAAATACCTAGTAGAAACTACAGACAGATGGAAGATAGATGCACTTGCAACTATTTTGAATAGAACGAATCCATTTATGACTATTATATTCTGCAGAACCAAGGCTAGGGTAGATAAGATAGAGGCTAAGTTGGAGGAGAGGGGATACAATGTGCAAAAATTACATAGTGATATACCTCAAATTAAAAGGGAAAAAATCATAAAGTCATTTAAAAAAGCTGAGATACAATATTTGATAGCTACAGATGTAGCATCCCGTGGACTAGATATCACAGGAGTAACCCATATATTTAATGTAGATATACCGGAAAAAGCTGAAACATATATTCACCGTATAGGACGTACTGCCAGAGCAGGGGAAGAGGGAGAAACATATCTATTTGTAGATCCAAAAGATAGAAGAGTATTAGGAGAGATTGAATCGCTCTTAGGAAAACCATTGGAGAGAGTGGAATATGATGGAGCAAAAGATGTAGTGAACACAAATGATTCCCTTAAGAAAAAATATAATAAAAAAATAAAAACAAGAAGCGGGGAGAGAAAATAA
- a CDS encoding HD domain-containing phosphohydrolase yields MKDSFTINLGNLLLSLSESIDMANQNSPQHQLRTAFIALELARYLNLDEVTIENIFIASLLHDIGKKINSEESIDYELQCIRGELFVQRVSILKDAAKVIRYHYLDWKDWKGNIDKPLTISSQIILLANFVDMMISRDRYILHQVENIWKELARLENDILNSKVVGGFKAISTKEEFWFDLTSYRLYSILLHEGPLKKKEINLNELASMGDLFKDVIDFKSKYTVTHTTGVSACSEMLGNLFGLTELEIKVLRIAANFHDLGKLIIPNSILEKKGELTKEEFEIVKSHPYYTYQILNSIGGLHQIVQWASYHHERLDGSGYPFHRVAKDLDTGARIIAVSDIFISRMERKSYRNEMGKDKIFEIMKKMGRNNFIDMKFVDLLFDNYQIIVNYIHIKQEKTLDFYRNYMEHTWKEDDLY; encoded by the coding sequence TTGAAGGATAGTTTTACAATTAATTTAGGTAATTTGCTATTATCTCTATCGGAATCTATAGATATGGCAAATCAAAATTCACCGCAGCATCAATTGAGGACAGCTTTTATTGCGTTAGAATTAGCAAGATACCTTAATTTAGATGAAGTAACTATAGAAAATATATTTATAGCTTCTTTACTGCATGATATTGGAAAAAAAATTAATTCAGAGGAAAGTATAGACTATGAATTACAATGTATAAGGGGTGAATTATTTGTTCAGAGGGTATCCATATTAAAAGATGCTGCTAAGGTTATAAGGTATCATTATTTAGATTGGAAAGATTGGAAGGGAAATATCGATAAACCATTAACGATATCTTCACAGATTATACTCCTTGCCAACTTTGTAGATATGATGATCAGCAGGGACAGGTATATCCTCCATCAGGTAGAAAATATATGGAAAGAACTAGCTAGATTAGAGAACGATATATTAAATAGTAAAGTAGTAGGAGGATTTAAAGCAATTTCAACCAAGGAGGAGTTTTGGTTTGATCTGACATCCTATAGATTATATTCTATCCTTTTGCATGAAGGGCCTCTAAAGAAAAAAGAAATTAACTTAAATGAACTTGCCAGTATGGGAGATCTCTTTAAAGATGTTATTGATTTTAAATCAAAATATACAGTAACGCATACCACAGGAGTATCAGCTTGTTCTGAGATGCTGGGGAATTTATTTGGTCTCACAGAGTTAGAGATCAAGGTCTTGAGGATAGCAGCGAATTTTCATGATCTAGGGAAATTGATAATTCCAAATAGTATCTTGGAGAAAAAGGGTGAACTCACCAAGGAAGAATTTGAAATTGTTAAGAGTCATCCCTACTATACCTATCAGATTTTAAATTCTATAGGGGGACTGCATCAGATAGTGCAGTGGGCGTCCTACCACCACGAAAGGCTCGATGGAAGCGGATATCCATTTCATCGTGTAGCTAAAGATTTAGATACAGGAGCCAGAATTATCGCAGTCTCAGATATATTTATTTCCAGAATGGAGAGAAAGTCATATAGAAATGAGATGGGAAAAGATAAAATATTTGAAATAATGAAAAAAATGGGGCGGAATAATTTTATAGATATGAAGTTTGTAGATCTATTATTTGATAATTATCAAATAATAGTAAATTATATACATATTAAACAGGAAAAAACTCTGGATTTTTACAGAAATTATATGGAGCATACTTGGAAAGAAGATGATCTATACTAA
- a CDS encoding Glu/Leu/Phe/Val family dehydrogenase, with protein MKIFDYMEKFGHEQLVFFHDKSTGLKGITGIHDTTLGPALGGTRLWNYATEDEATEDVLRLSRGMTYKAACAGLNLGGGKTVLVGDPKKVKSEAYFRGLGRFVQSLNGRYITAEDVNTSTKDMLFLSMETDHVVGLPGKSGNPSPVTAWGVFAGLKATLKETFGSDSVADKTFAVQGAGQTGYFLIKYLLGYDFLTDTYTKEKAKKIYFTEVNEEHIARMKAEHPEVEFVAPDDIYGLDVDLFAPCALGGVINDETIPQFKCKAIAGSSNNVLKEDSHADVLREKGIVYAPDYVINAAGLINVYYEIKGYNRVNALHDSELIYDRLLDIYKIAKEQNISTHAAASHYAEYRIEIIKNIHRTYIKR; from the coding sequence ATGAAAATTTTTGACTATATGGAAAAGTTTGGACATGAGCAATTGGTGTTCTTTCATGATAAATCTACTGGATTAAAGGGGATTACCGGTATTCACGATACTACTCTAGGTCCTGCCTTAGGAGGAACCAGATTATGGAACTACGCTACCGAGGATGAAGCTACCGAGGATGTACTGAGACTTAGCAGAGGTATGACATATAAGGCTGCTTGTGCCGGTTTAAATCTTGGCGGAGGAAAAACTGTTCTTGTTGGAGATCCTAAGAAAGTTAAATCTGAAGCTTATTTCAGAGGATTAGGAAGATTTGTTCAATCATTAAATGGTAGATATATTACTGCTGAAGATGTTAATACATCTACTAAAGACATGTTATTCTTATCTATGGAAACTGACCATGTTGTTGGGTTACCTGGTAAGAGTGGAAACCCTTCACCTGTTACTGCATGGGGAGTATTCGCAGGATTAAAAGCTACTTTGAAGGAAACTTTTGGATCTGACTCTGTAGCTGACAAGACTTTCGCTGTACAAGGTGCAGGACAAACTGGTTATTTCTTAATCAAATACTTATTAGGATATGATTTCTTAACTGATACTTATACTAAAGAAAAAGCTAAAAAGATCTACTTCACTGAAGTAAATGAAGAGCATATTGCTAGAATGAAAGCTGAGCATCCTGAAGTTGAATTCGTTGCTCCAGATGATATCTACGGTTTAGATGTTGATTTATTCGCTCCTTGCGCGCTAGGAGGAGTTATCAATGACGAGACTATCCCCCAATTTAAGTGTAAAGCTATTGCTGGATCTTCAAACAACGTTTTAAAAGAAGACTCACATGCTGATGTTTTAAGAGAGAAAGGTATAGTTTATGCTCCAGACTACGTTATCAATGCCGCTGGATTGATCAACGTTTACTATGAAATTAAAGGATATAACAGAGTTAATGCACTTCATGATTCTGAATTGATCTATGACAGATTATTAGATATCTATAAGATTGCCAAGGAGCAAAATATCTCTACTCATGCTGCTGCCTCTCATTATGCAGAGTATCGAATAGAAATCATAAAAAACATCCATAGAACTTATATTAAAAGATAA
- a CDS encoding Glu/Leu/Phe/Val family dehydrogenase has protein sequence MKKFDYMEKFGHEQLVFFHDKATGLKGITGIHDTTLGPALGGTRLWNYATEEEAIEDVLRLSRGMTYKAACAGLNLGGGKTVLIGDPKTVKSEAYFRGLGRFVQSLNGRYITAEDVNTSTKDMLFLSMETDHVVGLPGKSGNPSPVTAWGTFAGLKATLKEAFGSDSVADKTFAVQGAGQTGYFLIKYLLGYDFLTDTYTKEKAKKIYFTEINEEHIARMKAEHPEVEFVAPSDIYGLDVDLFAPCALGGVINDETIPQFKCKAIAGSSNNVLKEDSHADVLREKGIVYAPDYVINAAGLINVYYEIKGYNRVNALNDSELIYDRLLDIYKIANEQNISTHAAASQYAEHRMETMKNINRTYIKR, from the coding sequence ATGAAAAAGTTTGACTACATGGAGAAATTTGGACATGAGCAATTGGTGTTCTTTCATGACAAAGCTACTGGATTAAAAGGAATTACTGGAATTCACGATACTACTTTAGGACCTGCCTTAGGTGGAACTAGATTATGGAACTACGCTACTGAAGAAGAAGCTATTGAAGATGTGCTAAGACTTAGTAGAGGTATGACATACAAGGCTGCTTGTGCTGGTTTAAATCTTGGTGGGGGAAAAACTGTTCTTATTGGAGATCCTAAAACAGTTAAATCTGAAGCTTATTTCAGAGGATTAGGAAGATTTGTTCAATCATTAAATGGTAGATATATCACTGCTGAAGATGTTAATACATCTACTAAAGACATGTTATTCTTATCTATGGAAACTGACCATGTTGTTGGATTACCTGGTAAGAGTGGAAACCCTTCACCTGTTACTGCTTGGGGAACATTCGCTGGATTAAAAGCTACTTTAAAGGAAGCTTTTGGATCTGACTCTGTAGCTGATAAGACTTTCGCTGTACAAGGTGCAGGACAAACTGGTTATTTCTTAATCAAATACTTATTAGGATATGATTTCTTAACTGATACTTATACTAAAGAAAAAGCAAAGAAAATATACTTTACAGAAATTAATGAAGAGCATATTGCTAGAATGAAAGCTGAGCATCCTGAAGTTGAATTCGTTGCTCCAAGTGATATCTATGGATTAGATGTTGATTTATTCGCTCCTTGTGCATTAGGAGGAGTTATCAATGACGAGACTATCCCTCAATTTAAGTGTAAAGCTATTGCTGGATCTTCAAACAACGTTTTAAAAGAAGACTCACATGCTGATGTTTTAAGAGAGAAAGGTATAGTTTATGCTCCAGACTACGTTATCAATGCTGCTGGATTGATCAACGTTTACTATGAAATTAAAGGATATAACAGAGTTAATGCGCTTAATGATTCTGAATTAATCTACGACAGATTATTAGACATCTATAAGATTGCAAATGAGCAAAATATCTCTACTCATGCTGCTGCTTCTCAATATGCTGAGCATAGAATGGAAACTATGAAAAATATAAACAGAACTTATATCAAAAGATAG
- a CDS encoding DNA polymerase — MKKAVLLDVSAIMYRSYYAHMNLRTSSEPTGATFGFLNTLLGVLKEFEPEYIIGAFDVSRKSLERTKIYDKYKSDRKPMPDELALQIKRIEELLDVFNIKKVKIEGHEADDVMGTYAKELSREGIETYVVTGDKDLSQVLDENIKIALLGKGDGKSRFGILRTPEDVVAQLGVTPELIPDLFGLIGDSSDGIPGVRKVGPKKAVPMLDLYGNLEGIYENVEKLSDIPGIGKGLVKNIIEDKDLAFLSRELAVIKTDIDLNFNLQDMKYNKDLNKLVNLCKELNFKSYIKRFTLELEKEEKGKPTLDIKKVESSEKKILEEADSQRQSELEKALEEILKVIDTASITMEEFELIEKKIEETLSEKKEKEESKEVEILKEKEFERSNIVDLDGIKKLKKEVEKSDQVALFANEEGIVFVTDKGSRYVSLNPSALITAEITLDALKPLFELDTPYIIYGYKKLLKSGIDPKNIKCDIFIGNYLLTNHTKEEFENLVLDRDGEVLKTQNEILKEKSIEKISLEDMHEFLEIRAKFLYRSGTKFLEELEEENLTKIYNIEMELVKVLYKMEEEGILINLDYFKEYQQELAVKLDEIIPQIKAEVKKGVEHNINMMELSEEQIRESLLQLGKLNYKKKSEYTAYEEKIEKADLEELLNNQLVFNIASPKQLGIVLFQLMKLAKVKKESVGVEVLEVLRDRDGEVIAKNILEYRKLAKLQSTYVEALPKLVDKHSRIHTTFNQTGTATGRLSSSNPNLQNIPVKTPEGIKIRQGFEAKDGYKLLAIDYSQIELRVLAEISQDETLILAYEQDKDLHDLTARKLFSLTEDEEVSREKRSLAKIVNFSIIYGKTAFGLSSELKISLSEAKEYISRYFTQYPGVKALETKIIEDAKCDGFVRTLYDRKRAIDGINSSNKNIVKQAERMAVNSVIQGTAADILKIVMVELDKKLEGREDIKMNLQVHDELIFEVKEDKIEEYAKLIKDIMETTVKLDHVKLKANVAMGYNWSEAK, encoded by the coding sequence ATGAAAAAAGCAGTATTATTAGATGTAAGTGCAATTATGTACAGATCATATTATGCACATATGAACCTTAGAACAAGTTCAGAACCGACCGGTGCAACCTTTGGATTTTTAAATACACTATTAGGTGTCCTAAAAGAATTTGAACCTGAATATATAATAGGAGCTTTTGATGTAAGCAGAAAATCTTTGGAAAGAACAAAAATTTATGATAAATATAAATCAGATAGAAAACCAATGCCAGATGAACTAGCATTACAGATAAAAAGAATTGAAGAACTCTTAGACGTATTTAATATAAAAAAAGTAAAAATTGAAGGGCACGAAGCCGATGATGTTATGGGAACCTATGCAAAGGAACTCTCAAGAGAAGGAATAGAAACATATGTAGTGACTGGAGATAAAGACCTTTCTCAAGTTTTAGATGAAAATATAAAGATTGCTCTTTTAGGAAAGGGAGATGGGAAAAGTAGATTTGGAATCCTTCGAACTCCTGAAGATGTAGTGGCACAATTAGGAGTTACACCAGAATTAATTCCTGATCTATTTGGTCTTATTGGGGATTCCAGTGATGGAATTCCAGGTGTAAGAAAAGTCGGTCCTAAAAAGGCAGTTCCCATGTTAGATCTATATGGAAATTTAGAAGGAATATATGAAAATGTAGAAAAGTTAAGTGACATCCCCGGAATAGGAAAGGGTCTAGTGAAAAATATTATCGAAGATAAGGATCTTGCATTTTTGAGCAGGGAACTGGCAGTGATCAAGACAGATATCGATCTAAATTTTAATTTGCAAGATATGAAATATAATAAAGATTTAAATAAATTAGTAAATTTATGTAAAGAATTAAATTTTAAAAGCTATATCAAAAGATTTACTTTAGAATTAGAAAAGGAAGAAAAAGGTAAGCCAACTTTGGATATTAAAAAAGTTGAAAGTTCAGAAAAAAAGATTCTAGAAGAGGCAGATTCTCAAAGGCAGAGTGAGCTTGAGAAAGCTTTAGAAGAAATTTTAAAAGTTATAGATACAGCATCTATAACAATGGAAGAATTTGAACTGATAGAGAAAAAGATAGAAGAAACTCTTTCTGAAAAAAAGGAAAAAGAAGAGAGTAAAGAAGTAGAAATTTTAAAAGAGAAAGAGTTTGAAAGAAGTAACATTGTAGATCTAGACGGAATAAAAAAATTAAAAAAAGAGGTAGAGAAATCTGACCAGGTGGCACTCTTTGCAAATGAAGAAGGAATAGTATTTGTTACAGATAAGGGGAGCAGATATGTCTCTTTGAATCCAAGTGCTCTTATAACAGCAGAGATAACCTTAGATGCTTTAAAACCGTTATTTGAACTGGATACACCATATATAATTTATGGGTATAAGAAATTACTAAAATCAGGGATAGATCCTAAAAATATAAAGTGTGATATCTTTATAGGAAATTATCTTTTGACCAACCATACAAAGGAAGAGTTTGAAAACTTGGTCTTGGACAGAGATGGAGAGGTTTTAAAAACACAAAATGAAATCTTAAAGGAAAAATCTATTGAAAAAATAAGTTTAGAAGATATGCATGAATTTTTAGAGATCAGAGCTAAATTTTTATATAGATCAGGAACTAAATTTTTAGAGGAATTAGAAGAGGAAAACTTAACTAAAATATACAATATCGAGATGGAATTAGTTAAAGTATTATACAAGATGGAAGAAGAAGGAATCTTAATTAATTTGGATTACTTTAAGGAATATCAGCAAGAATTAGCTGTAAAATTAGATGAGATAATCCCTCAAATCAAAGCTGAAGTAAAAAAAGGTGTGGAACATAATATCAATATGATGGAATTGAGTGAAGAGCAGATTAGAGAGAGTCTCCTACAGTTAGGGAAACTTAACTATAAGAAAAAATCAGAATATACTGCATATGAAGAAAAGATAGAAAAAGCTGATTTGGAGGAATTATTGAATAACCAGCTGGTATTTAATATAGCCTCACCTAAACAATTGGGGATAGTTTTATTCCAGCTCATGAAATTAGCGAAGGTAAAGAAAGAATCTGTAGGAGTAGAAGTGCTAGAAGTGCTTAGGGATAGAGATGGAGAAGTTATTGCCAAAAATATCTTGGAATATAGAAAATTAGCTAAATTACAAAGTACCTATGTAGAAGCACTGCCTAAATTAGTCGATAAACATAGTAGGATACATACAACATTTAACCAGACAGGAACAGCAACTGGAAGATTGTCGTCGTCTAATCCAAATCTACAAAATATCCCAGTGAAAACACCAGAGGGGATAAAGATCAGACAGGGATTTGAGGCAAAAGATGGATATAAACTCCTAGCTATTGACTATTCACAAATTGAACTTAGAGTTCTAGCTGAAATAAGTCAGGATGAAACTCTGATCCTTGCCTATGAGCAAGACAAGGATCTTCATGATCTTACAGCCAGAAAATTATTTTCTCTGACAGAAGATGAAGAAGTAAGTCGTGAAAAAAGATCTTTGGCAAAAATCGTTAATTTTAGTATAATCTATGGGAAAACAGCCTTTGGATTGTCCAGTGAACTAAAAATAAGCCTTAGTGAAGCAAAAGAATATATCTCTAGATATTTTACTCAGTACCCAGGAGTAAAGGCTTTAGAAACAAAGATAATAGAAGATGCTAAATGTGATGGATTTGTAAGAACCCTCTATGATAGAAAAAGAGCGATAGATGGGATAAATTCTTCCAATAAAAATATTGTAAAACAAGCTGAAAGGATGGCAGTAAACTCTGTAATCCAAGGGACAGCAGCAGATATTTTGAAAATAGTAATGGTAGAATTAGATAAAAAGTTAGAGGGTAGGGAAGATATAAAGATGAACTTACAGGTTCACGATGAATTGATCTTTGAAGTAAAGGAAGATAAGATAGAAGAGTATGCAAAACTTATAAAAGATATAATGGAAACAACTGTAAAACTAGATCATGTGAAATTAAAGGCTAATGTAGCTATGGGTTATAATTGGAGTGAAGCTAAATAG
- the whiA gene encoding DNA-binding protein WhiA: MSYTFRIKDEIFSKEIDSYDENLAEIYGILYSKNAFYEKKIEITLENYPLSQRVVELFKKLTNLKTFIKYSISKKLGEHKVYVVTIPYQMGYNKFLDSFRLIEEQLDQREDLYNGFLRGLFLACGYIKDPEKEYAIDFFIDSEEVADKLYSLLKSRDKRCFKTTKRNKFLIYLRNSEDIMDVLVAVGVLKEFFKYEETIMMKEIKNKTIREINWEVANETKTLNTGRKHVLMIEYIDKEIGLSSLTSVLQEMAMLRLQNPEFSLHELGNLINLSKSGVRNRFRRIEKIYNDLKEENK; this comes from the coding sequence ATGTCATATACATTTAGGATAAAAGATGAAATTTTTAGTAAAGAGATCGATAGTTATGATGAAAATCTAGCTGAGATCTATGGAATACTTTATTCAAAGAATGCATTTTATGAAAAAAAAATTGAGATAACTTTGGAAAACTACCCTCTTTCGCAGAGGGTGGTGGAACTCTTTAAAAAGTTAACAAATTTAAAGACATTTATAAAATATTCTATCAGTAAAAAACTGGGAGAACATAAGGTATATGTGGTTACTATACCATATCAAATGGGATATAATAAGTTTTTAGATTCTTTTCGATTGATAGAGGAGCAGTTAGATCAAAGGGAGGACCTATACAATGGTTTTCTCAGGGGATTATTTTTAGCCTGTGGATATATAAAGGATCCTGAAAAAGAATATGCCATTGATTTTTTTATAGATTCTGAAGAAGTAGCTGATAAACTTTATTCCCTTTTAAAATCAAGGGATAAAAGATGTTTTAAAACGACTAAAAGAAATAAATTTTTGATATACCTGAGAAATTCAGAGGATATTATGGATGTTTTAGTGGCTGTGGGAGTACTTAAAGAATTTTTTAAATACGAAGAAACAATAATGATGAAAGAAATAAAAAATAAGACCATTAGAGAGATAAACTGGGAAGTAGCCAATGAAACAAAGACATTAAATACTGGGAGAAAACACGTACTTATGATAGAGTATATAGACAAGGAGATCGGTCTTTCTTCACTAACTTCGGTATTGCAGGAGATGGCTATGTTGAGGTTACAAAATCCAGAATTTTCCCTTCATGAATTAGGAAATCTGATTAATTTGAGTAAATCTGGAGTTAGAAATAGGTTTAGACGGATAGAAAAGATATACAATGATTTGAAAGAAGAAAATAAATAA